In the genome of Massilibacillus massiliensis, one region contains:
- a CDS encoding M20 family metallopeptidase: MGYDKRKAFDFIDTKQNEMIQLWKDLVNLECGALNKPGVDIVGKKLAILFEELGCNIRFVEFEKSGNMLIAEYGDTTKEPYIIFTGHMDTVFADGTAAQRPFAIKDGRAYGPGVLDMKGGIVILLYALKALHEIGYKTLPIKIVLLGDEENGHLFSNAGEYIVQESKGAIAAFNFETGFMDDGIVIARKGMFQFCLEVFGIAAHVGNDPENGRSAILEIAHKIIDIEKLTDFEKGNTFNVGVIEGGTVANATPDYAKITVDLRFLDPAHLPEALAQIEKIVNRTYIAGTTTTFSKKVELTAMKKTNTSLQLFEIVKQAAEDENLGTPYPKTVGGASDSAYTVLAGVPTVCAMGVKGGRNHSKDEFAVIDTLFERAKLTVATILKLKSIES; this comes from the coding sequence ATGGGCTATGACAAACGCAAAGCATTTGATTTCATCGACACAAAACAAAATGAAATGATCCAATTATGGAAAGACCTTGTCAATTTAGAATGTGGTGCACTGAATAAACCAGGTGTCGATATCGTCGGCAAGAAGCTGGCAATATTATTTGAAGAACTCGGCTGCAACATACGATTTGTTGAGTTCGAAAAATCCGGCAATATGCTAATTGCAGAATATGGGGACACGACAAAAGAGCCTTACATTATTTTCACCGGACATATGGACACTGTTTTTGCGGATGGTACTGCTGCCCAACGACCTTTTGCAATCAAAGACGGGCGCGCTTACGGCCCAGGTGTGCTGGACATGAAAGGTGGCATTGTGATCCTCCTTTATGCACTAAAGGCACTTCATGAAATCGGCTATAAAACATTGCCAATTAAAATTGTTCTCCTTGGCGATGAAGAAAACGGTCATTTATTTTCAAATGCAGGAGAATATATTGTCCAGGAATCCAAAGGAGCAATCGCCGCCTTCAATTTTGAAACCGGATTTATGGACGATGGTATCGTCATTGCCAGAAAAGGTATGTTTCAATTTTGCCTCGAAGTATTCGGCATCGCCGCTCACGTTGGCAATGACCCCGAAAATGGGCGCAGTGCAATTTTAGAAATCGCTCACAAAATTATTGATATAGAAAAATTAACTGATTTTGAAAAAGGCAATACGTTCAATGTCGGCGTAATAGAAGGCGGAACAGTCGCCAATGCAACGCCCGATTATGCAAAAATTACAGTTGATTTAAGATTTCTAGATCCGGCACATTTACCGGAAGCCTTAGCGCAAATTGAAAAAATTGTGAATCGAACCTACATTGCCGGTACTACAACAACATTCTCTAAAAAAGTCGAATTAACGGCAATGAAAAAAACGAATACCTCACTGCAATTATTCGAAATTGTAAAACAAGCTGCAGAAGATGAGAATCTAGGTACACCTTATCCAAAAACAGTTGGCGGTGCTTCTGATTCAGCCTATACGGTTTTAGCCGGTGTTCCAACTGTATGCGCTATGGGCGTCAAAGGCGGCCGCAATCACAGCAAAGATGAATTCGCAGTCATTGATACCTTGTTTGAAAGAGCCAAACTAACAGTTGCAACCATACTCAAATTGAAATCGATAGAATCTTAA
- a CDS encoding nucleoside recognition domain-containing protein — protein sequence MTDVEHKLTWRGWLSFLFIVISFSGVLAHAGAWSAIDFQTLIGAFGKIGDLGAFSGKGGTGAREGFLFGLTLIPTVMFALGLIRVVESLGALLAAEKLIRPILKPLMGVPGVTGLALVSSMTSSDVGSAMTKQLHDDGKLTDDERTIFVSYQYAASATLTNTIDCGAPLLGIALLPIGAILAIELFVKVLGANIVRLILARQTVKESDPQETNISMGGIA from the coding sequence ATGACAGACGTTGAGCACAAATTAACTTGGCGAGGCTGGTTATCCTTCCTATTTATCGTAATCTCTTTTTCTGGAGTCTTAGCACATGCCGGTGCCTGGAGCGCAATTGATTTTCAAACATTAATCGGCGCTTTTGGTAAAATCGGTGACTTGGGCGCATTTTCAGGCAAGGGAGGAACTGGCGCAAGAGAAGGATTTCTTTTCGGTTTAACCTTAATCCCGACTGTTATGTTCGCCTTGGGCTTGATTCGCGTTGTAGAATCTTTAGGAGCACTGCTCGCTGCAGAAAAACTCATTCGTCCTATCCTAAAGCCTTTAATGGGAGTTCCCGGTGTAACCGGACTTGCACTTGTGAGCAGTATGACCAGCTCCGATGTCGGCTCGGCAATGACCAAACAACTGCATGACGATGGAAAATTAACGGATGATGAAAGGACTATTTTCGTATCTTATCAGTATGCGGCTTCTGCAACACTTACCAATACAATTGACTGCGGTGCTCCTTTATTGGGAATTGCCCTCCTGCCAATTGGTGCTATTCTTGCGATAGAATTATTTGTAAAAGTATTAGGTGCAAACATCGTAAGATTGATACTTGCGCGTCAAACGGTAAAAGAATCTGATCCACAAGAAACAAATATTTCAATGGGAGGTATCGCATAA
- a CDS encoding nucleoside recognition domain-containing protein translates to MSTETVAISPKRTLIEEFCFGAKNGFYLGVERIIPAMILAYVLIMFLKITGLMTTLGNFMGPFMAIFGLPGEAVVSLVAAFFAKAAGASTAASLYAEGVINAAQVTILFPATITMGTLVGHFVRVVVASGTNAKWHPLLLFIPLFDAAVSMLLVRIVLNLMGISA, encoded by the coding sequence ATGTCAACAGAGACCGTTGCCATTTCTCCTAAAAGAACCTTAATTGAAGAATTCTGTTTTGGTGCTAAAAATGGATTCTATCTAGGCGTAGAAAGAATCATTCCAGCTATGATCCTAGCTTATGTACTCATCATGTTCTTAAAAATCACTGGTCTTATGACCACGCTCGGTAATTTTATGGGCCCATTCATGGCCATTTTCGGACTTCCCGGTGAAGCGGTTGTCTCACTCGTCGCCGCTTTCTTTGCCAAGGCTGCCGGAGCATCCACTGCCGCTTCGCTCTACGCTGAAGGCGTCATCAATGCCGCACAGGTAACCATTTTATTCCCGGCAACCATAACAATGGGAACACTCGTCGGACACTTCGTCCGCGTTGTCGTTGCTTCTGGTACAAATGCCAAATGGCATCCCTTACTTCTGTTCATTCCGCTTTTTGATGCGGCTGTTTCTATGCTTCTAGTTCGTATTGTTTTAAACCTTATGGGCATATCTGCATAA